From Verrucomicrobia bacterium S94, the proteins below share one genomic window:
- a CDS encoding sulfatase, giving the protein MRRLLLISVCVSGITLGKMPVKPNIVLYFADDISAREFPIYGTPQWSPPERGDTSNPEYRARTPVLDKLAEQGCWITSAWAATLCKPSRAMLLTGRYAHRQTWWSNRDIGKVKKAGGWNEAYHIYDSTPILLSHVAGQAGYATYWAGKFHLSGDYSKYGFDEAMITPGLLAEPTNPYSDFQLDPQTLNGKRVLINMDTGKPIEKKTYAQDSWYWQPNVRLWNNPSAPGKLVWWPNTPKAKKNFGRHTYGPDLEMEFIFDFIDRRKDEAKPFFIYHASHLGHDQFDFLDSRSTSSWPGTPKIHWDGRRYTRTEPKITGDKGVYDTHGTVTEPGMHSHINYIDFQIWQYLQKFEEMDILDNTVFIITADNGSGGYGKNSPDHQKGCHVPMIIYAPGMTKQGRQDIMAGIVDLWPTIAELTGFEIPENYVYDGVSMVPFLFGDKQTHRDWVYTYQERNQIIRGHHVMRDGNNRWWDVSSEPEDYNTYPEIKDWDRVSEVHQAEREKLLTILPEYE; this is encoded by the coding sequence ATGCGCAGACTTCTGCTCATCTCAGTTTGCGTATCCGGCATCACTCTCGGCAAGATGCCGGTTAAACCCAATATCGTGCTCTACTTTGCGGACGATATCAGTGCGCGGGAATTTCCGATCTATGGAACCCCGCAGTGGAGCCCTCCGGAACGTGGAGATACTTCGAACCCCGAATACCGGGCCCGTACCCCGGTATTGGATAAGCTCGCTGAACAGGGCTGCTGGATCACCTCCGCCTGGGCGGCCACCCTGTGTAAACCAAGCCGGGCCATGCTGCTGACCGGACGCTATGCCCACCGCCAGACCTGGTGGAGCAACCGGGACATCGGCAAAGTGAAAAAGGCCGGCGGATGGAATGAGGCATATCATATTTATGACAGCACACCCATTCTACTGAGCCATGTGGCCGGTCAGGCGGGCTATGCCACCTACTGGGCGGGAAAATTCCATCTCTCAGGAGATTATAGCAAATACGGTTTCGACGAAGCCATGATCACTCCCGGCCTGCTCGCCGAACCGACCAATCCATACAGCGATTTCCAGCTCGACCCGCAAACCCTCAACGGCAAACGCGTGTTGATCAATATGGATACCGGCAAACCCATCGAAAAAAAGACCTATGCACAGGACAGCTGGTACTGGCAGCCTAATGTCCGGCTCTGGAACAATCCGTCGGCCCCGGGCAAACTGGTCTGGTGGCCGAATACTCCGAAAGCGAAAAAGAATTTCGGACGGCACACCTATGGACCCGATCTTGAAATGGAATTCATCTTCGATTTCATCGACCGCCGGAAGGACGAGGCTAAACCCTTCTTCATTTATCATGCATCGCATCTGGGGCACGACCAGTTTGACTTCCTCGACAGCCGCTCAACCTCCAGCTGGCCGGGCACGCCGAAAATCCACTGGGATGGCAGACGCTACACGCGTACCGAACCAAAAATTACCGGTGACAAGGGGGTTTATGATACCCATGGCACAGTGACCGAACCCGGCATGCACAGCCATATCAACTATATCGATTTTCAGATCTGGCAGTATCTGCAGAAATTTGAAGAGATGGATATTTTAGACAACACCGTCTTCATCATTACGGCCGATAACGGCTCGGGCGGGTACGGAAAAAACAGCCCGGACCACCAGAAAGGGTGTCATGTTCCTATGATCATCTATGCCCCCGGTATGACCAAACAGGGACGACAGGATATTATGGCCGGCATCGTCGACCTGTGGCCGACCATCGCTGAACTGACCGGTTTTGAGATTCCGGAGAATTATGTCTATGACGGTGTCAGCATGGTGCCCTTTCTTTTCGGTGACAAACAGACGCACCGCGACTGGGTCTATACCTATCAGGAACGAAATCAGATTATTCGCGGACACCACGTGATGCGGGACGGTAATAACCGCTGGTGGGATGTTTCTTCAGAACCTGAAGACTACAACACCTATCCCGAAATTAAAGACTGGGACCGCGTTTCCGAAGTGCACCAAGCGGAAAGAGAAAAACTGCTGACCATTCTACCGGAGTATGAATAA
- a CDS encoding sulfatase, translating to MNKKKGPAEAPGRERLPIPSHSVYWTLVIAAFLTFLSILTSFSETRPNVVILFADDISPRELPVYGSTVWTKPKGGDTSDPKYRARTPVLDRLATEGCYLNSVWGATVCMPSRAMMMTGRYATRTKWWDNRDFGKIRTPKGERTWYLFESSPIGMGQIALMGGYASVWAGKTQMQVQGEEFQRFGFAEGMIGTGDELDVRNHPYGFRTTVINIDGNPTVKNLDSGKPAPGYPLARRSYGFNPHQVVVNEKGKKAGLEWWPNTPEAKAAFGLNTYGPDVETDYCLDFMERQHNAGKPFLVYHATHLGHGDFDWLNPDSGNKWPGTPIIQWDGSRYLRTEPNITGSRGVYDTHGTITEPGLHAHINYCDYIMWRYIEKAKALGVYENTVFIFAADNGSHKFGKGRIDQQRGVHVPLIIHAPNLTRKGELSALASLVDIVPTLADIMGVKIPENYELDGKSLWPYLTADGPEPHDWIYSYKKGKQLARGRKVLRDGYGQWWDVSVLPEDHCSFPEIKDWGSVSEQHREEREMLLKVLEKNNIYETEYNAPR from the coding sequence ATGAATAAGAAAAAAGGGCCAGCAGAAGCTCCCGGCAGAGAAAGACTGCCGATCCCCTCTCATTCGGTCTACTGGACGCTGGTCATCGCTGCATTTCTTACCTTTCTTAGCATTTTAACCAGTTTCAGTGAAACTCGGCCCAATGTGGTTATTCTTTTTGCGGATGACATCAGCCCGCGCGAACTGCCTGTCTATGGAAGCACCGTATGGACAAAACCGAAGGGCGGCGACACCTCCGATCCGAAATACCGGGCCCGTACCCCGGTACTCGATCGGCTGGCCACGGAAGGATGCTATCTTAACAGTGTCTGGGGTGCCACCGTCTGCATGCCGAGCCGGGCCATGATGATGACCGGCCGCTATGCCACACGCACCAAATGGTGGGATAACCGCGATTTCGGCAAAATCCGCACCCCGAAAGGTGAACGGACCTGGTATCTCTTCGAAAGCTCCCCGATCGGTATGGGACAGATTGCGCTGATGGGCGGTTATGCCAGTGTCTGGGCAGGTAAAACCCAGATGCAGGTACAGGGTGAGGAATTCCAGCGCTTCGGTTTTGCCGAAGGTATGATCGGAACCGGCGATGAACTGGATGTACGCAATCACCCGTACGGTTTCCGGACGACTGTAATAAATATAGATGGGAATCCCACCGTGAAAAACCTCGATTCCGGGAAACCGGCTCCGGGATATCCGCTGGCCCGCCGCAGCTACGGCTTCAACCCGCATCAGGTCGTGGTTAATGAAAAAGGAAAAAAGGCCGGCCTCGAATGGTGGCCGAATACCCCCGAAGCTAAAGCCGCCTTCGGTCTGAATACCTATGGACCGGATGTTGAAACCGACTACTGCCTCGATTTCATGGAACGGCAGCATAACGCCGGGAAACCCTTTCTTGTCTATCACGCCACACATCTCGGTCACGGCGATTTTGACTGGCTGAACCCGGATTCCGGGAACAAATGGCCGGGAACGCCGATCATTCAATGGGACGGCAGCCGATACCTCCGGACCGAACCGAATATCACCGGAAGCAGAGGAGTCTATGACACGCATGGCACCATAACGGAACCGGGACTGCACGCCCACATCAACTATTGCGACTACATCATGTGGCGCTATATCGAAAAAGCCAAAGCACTCGGCGTTTATGAAAACACTGTTTTTATTTTTGCCGCCGACAACGGCTCGCACAAATTCGGTAAAGGCCGGATCGACCAGCAGCGCGGGGTTCATGTTCCGCTGATTATTCACGCCCCGAATTTAACCAGAAAAGGTGAACTCAGCGCACTGGCTTCGCTGGTGGATATTGTCCCCACCCTGGCGGATATCATGGGCGTAAAAATCCCGGAAAACTATGAACTGGATGGAAAAAGCCTCTGGCCCTACCTGACAGCCGACGGTCCGGAACCCCACGACTGGATCTACTCATATAAAAAAGGGAAACAGCTGGCCCGTGGTCGTAAGGTGCTGCGCGACGGTTATGGCCAATGGTGGGATGTCTCCGTCCTGCCTGAAGATCACTGCAGCTTTCCGGAAATTAAAGACTGGGGAAGCGTCTCCGAACAGCATCGCGAAGAACGGG